One window of the Nitrospinota bacterium genome contains the following:
- a CDS encoding DEAD/DEAH box helicase — protein sequence IPSKKPIYKTSSYPLSDKIINYFIKNNITSLYSHQAIAFERISKGKNIAVITPTASGKTLVYNIPIFQSLVKDPSLRALYIFPLKALEQDQFKIMNELSSVLDRDIKIKSAVYDGDTSSYKRKKIREDLPHIIITNPDMVHFGLLPYHTKWERFFKKLQYIVIDELHTYRGIFGSHVAQVIRRLNRICQFYGSSPQYITSSATISNPQNLVEDLTGLKFEVIMENGAPKSGGHFIFMNPEGSPYTLAAKLFKDCLNSGLKTIMFTKARKITELLYTWVIQDHFEFSDKISSYRAGFLPEERREIEAKLSSGEMEGVISTSALEMGIDIGGLDVCILVGYPGTITSTWQRSGRVGRKDREFLIILIPQTDALDQYFISHPKDFFKRGFEEAVLDPNNEEIIKEHLVCAASEIPLSFSDPFFNIKRYKKEIEILEKEGKLLKSASGKEWFSYKNNPQKDINIRCVGEGFTIFEEKNKSLVGKLTGNRAYSEGHPGAIYLHKGKQYLITKLDIKQKNIDAKEVDLNYYTQPLSDTETEILKCMKRKRIKNFLINLGKLKVTEKITGYEKRRMIGQEILSTHPLDLTAQQFETIGIWIEIEDNLKDQIERERHNFMGTIHAVEHASIAIFPLFSMCDRYDMGGICYPFHPQVNKASIFIYDGYPGGIGLSKKGFEVIEDLLVSALRLIEECSCEEGCPSCVHSSKCGSGNKPLDKKGAKLILKELLGLKGDTPPVQKVTEKEIFKQEKKKGYDANHKNNKKILYFDIETQKSAEEVGGWNNKHLMRLAIGVIYDEIEGDYYTYDEKSVHQMIEKLKGAGLVIGFNIKGFDYAVLKGYTPFDFNQIKTIDILEDIYQYLGYRVSLSHLAQSTLNTEKIGNGLLSIKWFKQGNINKVIDYCKKDVELTRELFNFGVKNKYLIFEKREKGLVRIPVQWDLDNLL from the coding sequence AAATACCTTCAAAAAAGCCGATATACAAAACCTCCTCCTATCCTCTATCAGATAAGATTATAAATTATTTTATAAAAAATAATATAACTTCTCTCTATTCTCATCAAGCGATTGCTTTTGAAAGGATCTCCAAAGGTAAAAATATAGCTGTTATCACACCCACTGCAAGCGGCAAGACATTGGTCTATAATATCCCTATTTTTCAATCATTGGTGAAAGATCCTTCTTTAAGAGCCTTATATATCTTTCCTCTTAAAGCCCTTGAACAGGATCAATTCAAAATAATGAATGAGCTGAGTTCTGTACTGGACAGAGATATAAAAATTAAGAGTGCTGTATATGATGGTGATACATCTTCATACAAAAGAAAAAAAATTAGGGAAGACCTCCCTCATATTATCATTACAAATCCTGATATGGTTCACTTTGGTCTTCTCCCCTATCATACGAAATGGGAGAGATTTTTCAAGAAACTCCAATATATAGTCATTGATGAGCTTCATACATACAGAGGCATATTCGGCTCCCACGTTGCCCAGGTCATAAGAAGGCTTAACAGGATATGCCAGTTTTATGGCTCGTCACCCCAGTATATTACAAGCTCTGCAACTATATCCAATCCCCAAAACCTTGTGGAAGACCTTACAGGGTTAAAATTTGAGGTGATTATGGAAAATGGGGCGCCTAAATCAGGGGGGCATTTTATATTTATGAATCCAGAGGGAAGTCCCTATACCCTTGCTGCGAAACTATTCAAGGATTGCTTAAATTCCGGACTCAAGACAATCATGTTTACCAAAGCAAGAAAGATAACAGAACTTCTTTATACTTGGGTTATTCAAGATCATTTTGAATTTTCAGATAAAATCAGTTCATACAGGGCTGGTTTTCTTCCGGAGGAGAGGAGGGAGATAGAAGCAAAGCTTTCCTCAGGGGAAATGGAGGGGGTTATTTCCACCAGCGCATTAGAAATGGGGATAGATATTGGTGGATTGGATGTTTGTATTCTTGTCGGGTATCCAGGAACTATAACGAGTACATGGCAACGAAGTGGCAGGGTGGGAAGAAAAGACAGAGAATTTCTAATTATTTTAATCCCTCAGACAGATGCCTTAGACCAATACTTCATCTCTCATCCCAAGGATTTTTTTAAGAGGGGATTTGAAGAGGCTGTTTTAGACCCAAACAATGAGGAGATCATTAAAGAACATCTCGTATGTGCGGCTTCTGAAATACCCCTCAGCTTTTCTGATCCTTTTTTTAACATTAAAAGGTATAAAAAAGAGATAGAAATATTGGAAAAAGAAGGCAAACTCTTGAAAAGTGCCTCTGGCAAAGAATGGTTCTCCTATAAAAATAATCCTCAAAAAGATATTAATATAAGATGCGTTGGCGAAGGCTTTACGATATTTGAAGAAAAGAACAAAAGCCTTGTAGGGAAATTAACAGGAAACAGGGCCTATAGTGAAGGTCATCCAGGGGCGATATACCTTCATAAGGGAAAACAATATCTCATAACGAAATTGGATATTAAACAGAAAAATATTGATGCGAAGGAAGTAGATTTAAATTATTATACTCAACCCCTTTCTGATACAGAAACAGAGATATTAAAATGTATGAAGAGAAAGAGGATAAAAAACTTTTTAATCAATCTTGGCAAGTTAAAGGTGACTGAAAAGATAACAGGGTATGAAAAGAGAAGAATGATTGGGCAAGAAATATTGAGTACTCATCCCCTCGATTTAACAGCGCAGCAGTTTGAGACCATTGGGATATGGATCGAAATAGAAGACAATTTAAAAGATCAAATAGAGAGAGAGAGGCATAATTTTATGGGTACGATTCATGCTGTCGAACACGCCTCCATAGCCATCTTTCCTCTCTTTTCTATGTGTGATCGATACGACATGGGGGGGATATGTTACCCTTTTCATCCTCAAGTCAATAAGGCCTCTATATTCATCTATGACGGATATCCAGGAGGAATAGGATTATCCAAAAAGGGTTTTGAGGTTATAGAAGATTTATTAGTTTCTGCTTTAAGATTAATTGAAGAATGTTCATGTGAAGAGGGTTGCCCGTCTTGTGTTCATTCATCCAAGTGCGGCTCTGGAAATAAACCTCTGGATAAAAAGGGAGCAAAGTTAATCCTTAAAGAACTTTTAGGATTAAAAGGCGATACTCCCCCAGTTCAAAAGGTGACTGAAAAAGAAATTTTCAAACAAGAAAAGAAAAAAGGCTATGATGCAAATCATAAAAATAACAAAAAAATACTTTATTTTGATATTGAGACCCAAAAGAGTGCTGAAGAGGTTGGGGGATGGAATAACAAACATCTGATGCGATTAGCCATTGGTGTCATCTATGATGAGATTGAAGGAGATTATTATACCTATGATGAAAAAAGTGTTCATCAAATGATTGAAAAACTGAAGGGGGCTGGTCTGGTTATCGGGTTTAATATAAAAGGATTTGATTACGCTGTTTTAAAAGGATATACTCCCTTTGACTTTAATCAGATTAAAACAATAGACATATTAGAAGATATCTATCAATATTTGGGATATAGAGTGAGCCTAAGCCACCTAGCACAAAGTACCCTTAATACTGAGAAGATAGGAAATGGACTCTTATCAATAAAATGGTTTAAACAAGGAAATATAAATAAGGTTATAGACTACTGTAAAAAAGACGTGGAACTCACAAGAGAATTATTCAATTTTGGTGTTAAAAATAAATATTTAATATTTGAAAAGAGAGAAAAAGGTCTGGTGAGGATCCCCGTTCAGTGGGATCTTGATAACCTCCTATGA
- the rimI gene encoding ribosomal protein S18-alanine N-acetyltransferase gives MNVIKERIDIDVVEMVEGDLNEVLEIEKTSFSSPWSKETFLIELKENEFSRILLAKAKDKSIYRGILGYCCYWIISDEIHITNIAIHSRYRRRGIGEQLLRFLIKEAIKIGAKLITLELRISNVSARALYKKLGFIPVAIRKKYYTIPKEDALIMLLKLEE, from the coding sequence ATGAATGTTATCAAAGAAAGAATTGACATTGATGTGGTAGAGATGGTTGAAGGCGACCTGAATGAGGTGTTGGAAATAGAAAAAACATCTTTTTCATCCCCTTGGTCAAAAGAGACCTTTTTAATAGAATTAAAAGAGAACGAATTTTCTCGAATTCTGTTAGCTAAGGCAAAAGACAAAAGTATTTATCGTGGAATCTTGGGATATTGCTGTTATTGGATCATTAGTGATGAAATACACATAACCAATATCGCCATTCATAGTCGATACAGAAGAAGAGGAATTGGAGAACAGCTATTAAGATTTTTAATTAAAGAGGCGATAAAAATAGGGGCCAAGTTAATAACATTAGAGCTAAGAATTTCTAATGTGTCAGCAAGGGCATTATACAAAAAATTGGGTTTTATTCCTGTTGCAATTCGTAAAAAATATTATACGATACCTAAAGAAGATGCTCTTATCATGCTTTTAAAATTAGAGGAATAA